A window of the Mucilaginibacter sp. cycad4 genome harbors these coding sequences:
- a CDS encoding SDR family oxidoreductase, with amino-acid sequence MKNLQGKTAVITGGNSGIGLATAQEFISQGAKVIITGRNQKSINEALEILGADAKGVIADSGDMSQVKQLGEKVKAFSEKIDIVFINAGIGQFNSTEQMSEQMFDDIMNINFKGAYFSIQQLLPLINDGGSIILNTSINAHIGMAGATVYAASKAALLSLAKNISAELLPRRIRVNSVSPGPVVTPLHTADKLGLTQEQLEGMGSELIKQIPMGRFGLAEEIAKTVTFFASDDSTFITGAELIADGGMATLKGA; translated from the coding sequence ATGAAAAACTTACAAGGAAAAACAGCAGTAATAACAGGCGGTAATAGTGGTATAGGCCTGGCCACAGCACAGGAGTTCATTTCACAAGGTGCAAAAGTGATCATCACCGGCAGGAACCAAAAATCAATTAATGAAGCACTTGAAATACTTGGCGCCGATGCTAAAGGCGTAATTGCCGACAGCGGCGACATGAGCCAGGTAAAACAATTAGGTGAAAAAGTAAAAGCCTTTTCCGAAAAAATTGACATCGTGTTTATCAACGCCGGTATTGGCCAGTTCAATTCGACTGAGCAGATGAGCGAGCAGATGTTTGATGACATCATGAACATTAACTTTAAAGGTGCTTACTTCAGTATTCAGCAGTTGTTGCCTTTAATTAACGACGGCGGTTCTATCATCCTGAATACATCAATTAATGCACATATTGGTATGGCTGGTGCAACTGTTTATGCAGCAAGTAAGGCAGCATTGCTTTCATTGGCTAAAAACATTTCGGCCGAGTTGTTACCTCGCCGCATCAGGGTAAACTCTGTAAGCCCGGGCCCGGTTGTAACGCCTTTACATACTGCCGATAAATTAGGCTTAACCCAGGAACAGTTGGAAGGTATGGGCTCCGAACTGATAAAACAGATCCCAATGGGCCGTTTTGGTTTAGCTGAGGAAATTGCCAAAACAGTTACTTTCTTCGCATCAGATGACTCAACATTTATAACAGGTGCCGAGCTGATTGCTGATGGTGGCATGGCCACTTTAAAAGGTGCCTAA
- a CDS encoding phosphatase PAP2 family protein codes for MKIGIKDVLYRIRPFFILYLIVLSACLIVKLLCTREAIFFTVNGWHQPWLDTIEPYVTDIGDGTTAVIVSLAMLLFSYRSWLLMASSYAITSIAAQILKYIYIAPRPKLYFASEWTRVHTVEGVYILEKYSFPSGHTVSAFSAALVITYLCKNKGWGIPALFVAMMVGYSRIYLTEHFYEDVLAGSAIGVFVTIFWLTWLDGKQFINSAKWNRGLLDSIFKKAPVAN; via the coding sequence ATGAAGATAGGAATAAAAGACGTTTTGTACAGGATCCGCCCTTTTTTTATCCTTTACCTTATCGTTTTATCGGCCTGTCTGATCGTTAAACTGTTATGTACCCGTGAGGCTATTTTTTTTACTGTAAACGGTTGGCACCAACCATGGCTCGATACCATTGAGCCTTATGTTACAGACATCGGCGACGGCACCACAGCCGTGATAGTATCACTTGCTATGCTTTTATTCAGTTACCGCAGCTGGCTGTTAATGGCCTCAAGTTATGCCATAACGTCCATCGCGGCCCAAATTCTTAAATACATTTATATTGCTCCCCGGCCAAAGCTATACTTTGCCAGCGAGTGGACCAGGGTACATACGGTAGAAGGCGTTTATATATTGGAGAAATACAGTTTTCCATCCGGACATACGGTGAGTGCTTTTTCGGCGGCGCTGGTAATAACGTACCTTTGTAAAAACAAAGGCTGGGGAATCCCAGCCTTGTTTGTTGCCATGATGGTTGGCTATTCACGAATTTATTTAACCGAGCACTTTTATGAAGACGTGCTTGCCGGCTCGGCTATTGGTGTGTTTGTTACTATATTTTGGTTAACCTGGCTTGATGGAAAACAGTTCATCAATTCGGCCAAATGGAACAGGGGCCTGCTTGACAGCATTTTCAAAAAAGCCCCGGTTGCTAATTAA
- a CDS encoding DUF58 domain-containing protein — protein MSKLNDDQQIRQLANLELLARQVVEGFITGLHQSPFHGFSVEFAEHRLYNNGESVKNIDWKLLARTDKLFVKQFEEETNLRCFLLLDTSSSMNFPETGTSKLQFSVYAIASLMYLFKKQRDAFGLCLFSDKIDWISAAKSTTTHLFYLYAELEKMYASPKANTQTNITNVLHHIAQEIHQRSLVIIFSDMLENNLDMEKQQALFAAIQHLKFNKHEVVIFNVTDKQKELELNFDNRPHHFVDIESGDELKVNPARIRDAYKASLKEYRHQLELKCAQYHIDLVDADINEGYHHILNAYLVKRNKMI, from the coding sequence ATGTCCAAATTAAATGATGATCAGCAAATAAGACAACTGGCCAATCTCGAACTGCTGGCCCGGCAGGTAGTTGAAGGTTTTATCACCGGCCTGCACCAAAGTCCCTTTCATGGTTTTTCGGTTGAGTTTGCCGAACATCGCCTGTACAATAACGGTGAATCGGTGAAAAATATCGACTGGAAACTGCTGGCCCGTACCGATAAACTGTTTGTAAAGCAATTTGAAGAAGAAACCAACCTGCGTTGTTTCCTGCTGCTGGATACGTCGTCATCCATGAATTTCCCCGAAACAGGTACCAGTAAGCTGCAATTTTCGGTTTATGCCATAGCATCGCTCATGTACCTGTTCAAAAAACAGCGCGACGCGTTTGGACTTTGCCTGTTTTCGGATAAAATAGACTGGATCAGTGCAGCAAAATCAACCACAACGCATTTGTTTTATTTATATGCCGAGCTGGAAAAAATGTACGCCAGTCCTAAAGCAAATACCCAAACCAATATCACCAATGTATTGCACCATATAGCCCAGGAAATTCACCAGCGTTCGTTGGTGATCATTTTTAGCGATATGCTGGAGAATAACCTGGATATGGAAAAGCAACAGGCTTTATTTGCGGCTATTCAGCATTTGAAATTTAATAAGCATGAAGTGGTGATCTTCAATGTTACCGATAAGCAAAAAGAGCTTGAACTTAATTTTGATAACCGCCCGCATCATTTTGTAGATATTGAAAGCGGTGACGAACTAAAGGTGAACCCCGCCCGCATCCGCGATGCCTACAAGGCATCGCTAAAAGAATACCGGCACCAGCTGGAGCTAAAATGTGCCCAGTATCATATCGACCTGGTTGATGCTGATATCAATGAAGGCTACCATCACATTCTGAATGCTTACCTGGTTAAGCGAAATAAGATGATATAA
- a CDS encoding helix-turn-helix domain-containing protein has protein sequence MTKNRHSDHSCTMAAALSVISGKWKLSIINQLLSGQKRYSEINRAIPGMTEKMLSQQIRELEEDGIVSRHIFPEVPPRVEYSLTLIGEELSSIFYTLERWGSHYMTVTNANGEVIKPDYTCYTLIKQDDEVMKAEV, from the coding sequence ATGACAAAAAACAGACATTCCGATCATTCATGCACCATGGCAGCGGCCCTCAGCGTGATCAGCGGTAAGTGGAAACTGAGTATAATAAACCAATTATTATCAGGACAAAAGCGATACAGCGAGATAAACCGGGCTATTCCAGGCATGACCGAAAAGATGCTTTCACAACAGATCCGCGAACTGGAAGAGGACGGTATAGTATCACGCCACATTTTTCCCGAAGTGCCCCCAAGGGTTGAATACTCCCTTACCCTTATTGGCGAAGAATTATCATCTATATTTTACACCCTCGAAAGATGGGGCAGCCATTACATGACTGTTACTAATGCTAACGGAGAAGTGATCAAGCCTGATTATACTTGTTATACTTTAATTAAGCAGGATGATGAGGTGATGAAGGCGGAGGTGTAA
- a CDS encoding DUF5655 domain-containing protein, producing the protein MWTCPLCEREFTATNQVHSCRDRELSEALSGNPPHTIALFDHLVDEYLQIAEIKVYPTKSMIALGARVNFAYVTQLGKNFIDVVFSFKQVYDDNLCFSKIKQVPGTDQYNHYFRMYFKEDINDEVRKYMRMAWENGL; encoded by the coding sequence ATGTGGACCTGCCCCTTATGCGAACGTGAATTTACTGCCACAAACCAGGTGCATTCATGCCGCGACAGGGAGCTATCGGAAGCGCTAAGCGGCAACCCCCCCCATACCATAGCGCTGTTTGACCATTTGGTTGACGAGTACCTGCAAATTGCCGAAATTAAAGTGTATCCTACCAAAAGTATGATAGCTTTGGGAGCAAGGGTAAACTTTGCTTATGTTACCCAATTAGGTAAAAACTTTATTGATGTTGTATTTTCCTTTAAACAGGTTTATGACGATAACCTGTGCTTCAGCAAAATAAAACAGGTGCCCGGCACCGATCAGTATAATCACTACTTCAGGATGTATTTTAAGGAAGATATTAATGATGAAGTAAGGAAGTATATGCGGATGGCCTGGGAGAACGGATTATAA
- the trxA gene encoding thioredoxin: MALEITDANFDELVLKSDKPVLIDFWAEWCGPCRMVGPVVEDIAKEYEGKAVVGKVDVDNNPGISVKYGIRNIPALLFFKNGEIVDKQIGAVPKSVLTDKLVKQLA; encoded by the coding sequence ATGGCTTTAGAAATAACTGATGCAAACTTTGACGAGCTTGTCCTGAAATCAGACAAACCAGTATTAATTGACTTTTGGGCAGAATGGTGTGGTCCGTGTAGGATGGTAGGTCCGGTAGTTGAAGATATTGCAAAAGAATATGAAGGCAAAGCTGTTGTTGGTAAAGTAGATGTTGACAACAACCCAGGCATATCTGTAAAATATGGTATCCGTAACATCCCTGCCTTATTGTTCTTCAAAAATGGCGAAATTGTGGATAAACAAATCGGTGCTGTGCCAAAATCAGTATTAACTGATAAACTGGTAAAACAGTTAGCATAA
- a CDS encoding addiction module protein → METEVIRERLQEYIRFADDKKVAAIYTMVENEIQDELDLWEDQDFLNEMKSRVDDYESGRVAGIPWEQVKKNARAR, encoded by the coding sequence ATGGAAACAGAAGTTATTAGGGAAAGACTACAGGAGTATATCCGTTTTGCTGATGATAAAAAAGTAGCAGCCATATACACAATGGTTGAGAATGAGATACAGGACGAACTCGATTTGTGGGAGGACCAGGACTTCTTAAACGAAATGAAAAGCCGCGTAGATGATTATGAGAGCGGCAGAGTTGCAGGAATTCCCTGGGAGCAGGTTAAGAAAAATGCAAGAGCGCGGTAG
- a CDS encoding glycoside hydrolase family 130 protein: MRLSIERKPIRVNPDPKRVIARFFFNGNDRAKEVIERVMLISEDDAFGIVSPLLQEYSKRHRNITRVLNRHCSKLKPLFLELNIDFDTLTVYRKLLIGSYFTHEYSIESAAFFNPSIVEDPDQTELEDGQRRVIISFRAVGEGHISSITFRRAWIDKDNNISIQPAGSYIDEAEIVRNAVYNKKLFFEKAAITQINIDVISELESKLDHHFEYANLRRIIMDSQKLQEDDMKRLEYDKVLWLADSYYEIVFSLDTDISDRVIFPISEYERKGIEDARFVQFTNDDGSKLYYATYTAYDGSLIMPKLLQTTDFYNFKIMPLYGAGAQNKNLALFPRKVNGKYVMISRIDGCNNYIMYSDKINIWEKPVMLQQPKFSWEFVQIGNCGSPIETPDGWIMITHGVGPMRRYVLGASLLKLDDPTVEIGRLHEPLLIPNSDEREGYVPNVLYSCGVIVHNNKLIIPYGVSDSSTAFAEVCLDELLNKLKAGEELNAESRKLS; encoded by the coding sequence ATGAGACTTTCTATCGAACGCAAACCCATCCGGGTAAATCCAGATCCGAAACGTGTAATAGCAAGATTTTTTTTTAATGGGAACGACCGTGCCAAAGAGGTTATTGAGCGTGTAATGCTAATCAGCGAAGATGATGCTTTTGGCATTGTATCGCCCTTGCTGCAGGAGTATTCCAAAAGGCACCGCAATATTACCCGTGTGCTCAACAGGCATTGCAGCAAGCTTAAACCCTTGTTTTTAGAGCTTAATATTGATTTTGATACGCTTACCGTTTATCGCAAGCTGCTTATAGGCTCTTATTTTACGCATGAGTATTCCATAGAATCGGCCGCCTTCTTTAATCCCTCGATAGTGGAAGATCCTGACCAAACCGAGCTTGAGGACGGCCAGCGCAGGGTGATCATCAGTTTCCGGGCTGTAGGCGAGGGGCATATCTCTTCCATAACTTTTCGCCGGGCCTGGATAGATAAGGATAACAACATCAGCATACAACCCGCCGGCAGCTATATTGATGAAGCCGAAATTGTGAGGAATGCCGTTTATAATAAAAAGCTTTTTTTTGAAAAAGCAGCCATCACCCAAATCAATATTGATGTTATAAGCGAGCTGGAGTCAAAGCTTGATCATCACTTTGAGTACGCCAACCTGCGCAGGATCATTATGGACTCGCAAAAACTACAGGAAGACGACATGAAGCGGCTGGAGTACGATAAGGTACTTTGGCTTGCAGACTCCTATTATGAAATTGTTTTTTCATTGGATACCGATATTTCCGACAGGGTGATCTTCCCGATATCCGAATATGAACGTAAGGGTATTGAGGATGCCCGTTTTGTACAGTTTACCAATGATGACGGCAGTAAACTGTACTATGCTACCTATACAGCCTACGACGGCTCGCTGATTATGCCCAAACTGCTGCAAACAACCGATTTTTATAATTTTAAGATCATGCCTTTGTATGGGGCCGGCGCGCAAAATAAGAACCTGGCCCTGTTTCCGCGCAAGGTGAACGGCAAATATGTGATGATATCGCGGATAGACGGCTGTAATAACTATATCATGTACTCGGATAAGATCAATATCTGGGAAAAGCCGGTGATGCTGCAGCAGCCTAAATTTAGCTGGGAGTTTGTACAGATAGGCAATTGCGGTTCGCCCATTGAAACACCCGACGGATGGATCATGATAACCCACGGCGTTGGCCCCATGCGCCGTTATGTACTGGGTGCAAGCCTGCTTAAACTGGATGACCCAACGGTTGAGATTGGCCGCCTGCACGAGCCATTGCTGATCCCCAACAGTGATGAACGGGAAGGCTATGTACCCAATGTGCTTTATTCATGCGGGGTAATTGTGCACAACAATAAACTTATTATCCCTTACGGTGTTTCCGACTCGTCAACCGCCTTTGCCGAGGTATGTTTAGATGAGCTTTTGAATAAGCTGAAAGCCGGAGAAGAGCTTAATGCTGAAAGCAGAAAGCTATCATAA
- a CDS encoding amino acid permease, translated as MSKSIFRKKSVAKILNDVECGFSDSEHPGTTSSQLKKELNVKDLTLMGIAAVVGAGIFSTIGEASFHGGPAVSILFILTAVTCGFSALCYAEFASRIPVAGSAYTYAYASFGELIAWIIGWDLLMEYAIGNIAVAISWSGYFVNLLEGFHIHMPKFLTMDYVSALRGHEQVQAAGANLADISDKVKAEALAWDQAPGIGSFKLIANLPALLIVIIITYLVYIGIRETKKATNAMVVLKIVIVIAVIVVGFFYVTPANWHPFMPNGFSGVMKGVSGVFFAYIGFDAISTTAEECERPQRDLPRGMIYSLIICTVLYILIALVLTGMVSYKDLQVGDPLAFVFAKVGLNKISYVISISAVIATASVLLIFQLGQPRIWMSMSRDGLLPKAFSRIHPKYQTPAFATVVTGFVVAVPALFMNLTEVTDLTSIGTLFAFVLVCGGVLLLPREEAVKGKFHLPYVNGKFIIPIITLIILGSVAYFKPAAQVEMMQFKKLKDRSEIIDNLDDNDKLALLKTTNQLYNTNVAAQPDSAKKYFKDIEEDKFNTALRQTSSISDAKKYNLGINGFLYNFPNYLFFILIIIIAVYSFIKNFSLIPVLGLMSCFYLMTELGYTNWLRFLIWLVIGLVIYATYSYKNSVLGKEAKTA; from the coding sequence ATGTCGAAAAGTATCTTTCGTAAAAAGTCGGTAGCAAAAATTTTAAATGATGTTGAATGTGGTTTTAGTGATAGTGAGCATCCCGGTACAACGTCATCCCAACTCAAAAAAGAACTTAACGTAAAAGACCTCACCCTTATGGGGATAGCCGCCGTTGTGGGGGCTGGTATATTTTCGACAATTGGTGAAGCATCATTTCACGGCGGCCCGGCGGTTTCCATCCTGTTTATTTTAACTGCCGTTACCTGCGGATTTTCGGCCCTTTGTTATGCCGAGTTTGCCTCGCGTATCCCGGTTGCGGGTAGTGCATATACCTACGCTTATGCCTCTTTTGGCGAACTGATAGCATGGATCATTGGCTGGGACCTGTTAATGGAATACGCCATCGGTAACATTGCGGTAGCCATTTCCTGGAGTGGGTACTTTGTAAACCTGCTGGAGGGCTTTCATATCCATATGCCCAAATTCCTGACCATGGACTATGTTTCGGCCCTGCGCGGGCATGAGCAGGTTCAGGCAGCAGGGGCAAACCTCGCCGATATCAGTGATAAAGTAAAAGCCGAGGCACTGGCCTGGGATCAAGCGCCGGGCATAGGCAGTTTTAAGCTCATAGCTAATTTACCGGCCCTTTTAATTGTTATCATCATCACTTACCTGGTTTATATTGGTATCCGCGAAACAAAAAAGGCCACTAATGCCATGGTAGTGCTTAAAATCGTGATCGTTATAGCGGTTATCGTAGTAGGCTTTTTTTATGTAACACCTGCAAACTGGCATCCATTTATGCCTAACGGTTTCAGCGGGGTTATGAAAGGCGTATCGGGGGTGTTTTTTGCCTACATCGGTTTTGATGCCATCTCAACCACTGCCGAAGAATGTGAAAGGCCCCAGCGCGACCTGCCCCGAGGCATGATCTACTCATTGATCATTTGTACGGTATTATACATCCTGATAGCGCTGGTACTTACCGGTATGGTAAGCTATAAAGATTTGCAGGTCGGCGACCCATTGGCCTTTGTTTTTGCAAAAGTGGGTTTAAATAAGATAAGCTATGTAATCTCCATCAGCGCGGTTATCGCTACAGCCAGTGTATTGCTGATATTCCAGTTAGGCCAACCCAGGATCTGGATGAGCATGAGCCGCGATGGCTTATTGCCCAAAGCATTTTCACGTATCCACCCAAAATATCAAACACCTGCTTTTGCCACGGTGGTGACCGGTTTTGTGGTTGCTGTGCCTGCGCTGTTCATGAACCTTACCGAGGTTACTGATTTAACCAGCATAGGTACCTTGTTTGCATTTGTACTGGTTTGCGGTGGTGTATTACTGCTTCCGCGCGAAGAGGCGGTTAAAGGTAAATTCCACCTGCCATATGTAAATGGCAAATTCATTATTCCAATTATCACGCTTATCATTTTGGGCTCAGTAGCTTACTTTAAACCGGCTGCACAGGTTGAGATGATGCAGTTTAAAAAGCTTAAAGACAGAAGCGAGATTATTGATAACCTGGATGACAATGATAAACTCGCTTTACTGAAAACCACTAATCAGCTTTACAACACCAACGTAGCCGCCCAGCCTGATTCGGCTAAAAAATATTTTAAGGATATAGAAGAAGATAAATTCAATACCGCGCTAAGGCAAACAAGCAGCATCAGCGATGCTAAAAAATATAACCTTGGTATTAACGGTTTTCTGTATAATTTCCCTAACTACCTTTTCTTTATCCTGATTATCATCATTGCGGTTTACAGCTTTATTAAAAACTTTTCTCTCATCCCCGTTTTAGGGCTGATGAGCTGTTTTTACCTCATGACAGAGCTTGGCTACACCAATTGGCTCAGGTTTTTAATTTGGCTGGTGATAGGCCTGGTAATTTATGCTACTTACAGCTATAAAAACAGCGTGCTGGGCAAAGAAGCTAAAACAGCGTAA
- a CDS encoding HAMP domain-containing sensor histidine kinase, whose translation MKLQVKLALYNTLTKLAIILFTGLLILLSIEKISYNHVELRLEENERETLKNLSSKEINSKLANQKPYTDYNILKEEFIIITPVKFEPTETKAVKFTTETRTSDLVTQTYRILTHQFNFNNHTYLLEIGVSITSIEELKSIIKRFTLLTLVIALALTLVSDLVFTKFLLAPFYKIIDRKLIKVNDPMNFDYEKIQTTTQDFELLDDSISTLMKKISNLFALEKQFIANVSHELLTPISIISSRLENILLHEELSEASENKMHASLKTLNRLKSIINSLLLISKVENNQYAKTDVVMIAGVIMEIQEELEDRLEEKHLTFNNNIKYIYSIMGNRPLMHTLLFNLINNAIKYNKPKGSITIADELKDDIYILEITDTGPGMDQQQIENAFNRFEKFETEEKESYGLGLAIVKSITAFHSIRVKIDSVRDQGTSVFLIFDREPDFT comes from the coding sequence ATGAAATTACAGGTAAAACTGGCCCTTTACAATACGTTAACCAAGTTAGCCATCATACTTTTCACTGGCCTGCTTATCCTGCTTTCTATCGAGAAGATCTCGTATAATCATGTAGAGCTCAGGCTTGAGGAAAATGAAAGGGAAACGCTTAAAAATCTCAGCTCAAAAGAGATCAACAGCAAGCTTGCTAATCAAAAGCCTTATACCGATTATAATATTTTAAAAGAGGAGTTCATTATTATAACACCTGTTAAATTTGAGCCCACCGAAACCAAAGCTGTAAAGTTCACAACCGAAACCCGTACCAGTGACCTGGTCACGCAAACTTATCGTATCCTGACTCACCAGTTTAATTTTAATAACCATACCTATCTGCTTGAAATTGGCGTGTCAATTACCTCCATTGAGGAATTAAAATCCATCATTAAACGATTTACCCTTTTAACACTGGTGATAGCACTTGCCCTTACGCTGGTAAGTGACCTGGTGTTCACCAAATTTTTGCTTGCCCCCTTTTATAAGATCATCGACCGCAAACTGATCAAAGTAAATGATCCAATGAACTTTGATTACGAAAAGATCCAGACTACCACTCAGGATTTTGAATTGCTTGATGACAGTATCAGCACGCTCATGAAAAAAATCAGTAACCTGTTTGCTCTGGAAAAACAGTTTATTGCCAATGTATCGCACGAGTTACTTACCCCCATATCAATTATCAGCTCGCGGCTGGAGAATATTTTATTACACGAAGAACTTAGCGAAGCCAGCGAAAACAAAATGCACGCTTCGCTGAAAACATTAAACCGGCTTAAATCTATCATTAATAGCCTGCTGCTGATCTCGAAAGTTGAAAATAACCAATATGCCAAAACCGATGTGGTAATGATAGCAGGTGTAATTATGGAGATCCAGGAAGAACTGGAAGACCGGCTGGAAGAAAAACACCTCACTTTCAACAACAATATCAAATATATTTACTCCATTATGGGTAACCGCCCGCTGATGCACACCCTGTTGTTCAATCTCATTAACAACGCTATCAAGTACAATAAGCCCAAAGGCAGTATTACCATTGCCGATGAGCTTAAGGATGATATTTATATACTTGAAATTACTGATACAGGCCCGGGTATGGACCAGCAACAAATAGAAAATGCTTTTAACCGTTTTGAAAAATTTGAAACTGAAGAAAAGGAAAGTTATGGCCTTGGTTTAGCCATTGTAAAAAGCATTACCGCTTTTCATAGCATCAGGGTAAAAATAGACTCGGTAAGAGATCAGGGCACCAGTGTATTCCTCATATTTGACCGCGAACCAGACTTCACTTAA
- a CDS encoding response regulator transcription factor yields MNVLIVEDEKGLALEVDEFLSHEGFTVEHARTKKSASEKIFVNNYDFILLDLGLPDGDGFDLLKMLKGMNEREDAVIILTARGAVDDRVSGLEQGADDYLAKPFSLNELLARMHAITRRKHRLESNDINVKGLKINIQNRTVTYNDERITLTKKEFEIFNYLVLNKNRVISRTNLTEHVWGDVLEINSDSNFVDVHVKNLRKKLSAYIPIDWFETVRSIGYRINI; encoded by the coding sequence ATGAACGTATTAATTGTTGAAGACGAAAAAGGCCTTGCGCTTGAAGTTGATGAATTTTTAAGCCACGAAGGTTTTACCGTTGAGCATGCCCGCACCAAAAAATCGGCATCTGAAAAAATCTTTGTAAACAATTACGACTTTATCTTACTCGACCTGGGCTTGCCCGACGGTGATGGCTTTGACCTGCTTAAAATGCTGAAAGGCATGAACGAGCGTGAAGATGCCGTAATTATCCTCACCGCCCGCGGTGCTGTTGACGACCGGGTATCGGGCCTTGAGCAGGGAGCCGATGACTACCTGGCAAAACCGTTTTCGTTAAACGAGCTATTAGCCCGTATGCACGCCATCACCCGCCGCAAACACCGCCTGGAAAGTAATGACATTAATGTAAAAGGCTTAAAGATCAATATACAAAACCGTACCGTTACTTACAATGATGAGCGTATAACCCTCACCAAAAAAGAGTTTGAGATTTTCAACTACCTGGTACTTAACAAAAACAGGGTGATATCGCGCACCAACCTTACCGAACATGTTTGGGGCGATGTGCTGGAAATAAATTCCGACTCCAACTTTGTGGATGTTCACGTTAAAAATCTGCGTAAAAAGCTATCGGCATATATTCCTATCGATTGGTTTGAAACCGTAAGGAGTATCGGCTACCGTATCAACATCTGA
- a CDS encoding type II toxin-antitoxin system RelE/ParE family toxin → MRYNIELLPKAEIEYQKAYRWYEEQLVGLGDRFETSVERKLNSISNNPLFYPNKSGKLRECKVDDFPFLIIFRAYSEKNLIFVYSIFHTSRRPGKKYKKNL, encoded by the coding sequence ATGAGATATAACATTGAATTACTTCCGAAGGCCGAAATAGAATATCAGAAAGCATACAGGTGGTATGAGGAGCAATTAGTCGGACTGGGTGATCGTTTTGAAACTTCCGTCGAGCGAAAATTAAATAGTATAAGTAATAACCCTCTTTTTTATCCTAATAAAAGTGGAAAATTACGTGAATGTAAAGTAGACGACTTTCCTTTTTTGATCATTTTTAGAGCTTACTCTGAGAAGAATCTCATCTTTGTTTATTCAATATTCCATACCAGTCGTCGCCCTGGTAAAAAATACAAGAAAAACCTGTAG